Proteins encoded within one genomic window of uncultured Sphingopyxis sp.:
- the yidC gene encoding membrane protein insertase YidC, which yields MDDKRNLIAAILLSVAILIGWNFVAEKFFPTPEKPDVTTTVAGADGAAPATTPATQGQPSALPAPGAPAAPAAKAIRPVDAVLAEGRRIPIETPAIKGSINLVGARIDDITLSKYRQTIKKDSPAVRLFAPGGTAAAYFASLGWSAQGIAVPNANTVWTASGAKLTPTTPVTLSWANTTGQTFRIAYNIDADYLITATQTIANTGTAPVSASSFALIDRLGKPTDPHEQDSWTIHVGPTGYLGGKSVFDTDYDDVEEAPNRTVRYSSAGWLGFTDKYWLAAIVPAKGERVTAAISSPAANNYQTLFARDFAQVAPGKQLTTTSRIFAGAKEVGILSKYQDDQGITRLSNAIDWGWFEFFEVPIFKLLDWLFKQVGNFGVAIMVLTLIIRALMFPIANRQFSSMAQMRLVQPKMKALQDRYKDDKPKMQQELMKLYKDEKINPLAGCLPILIQIPIFYALYKVLMLTIEMRHQPFILWIKDLSAPDPLHILNLFGLLPFTPPSILSIGVLAVILGVTMWLQFRLNPQATDPVQQQVFKIMPWLFMFIMAPFAAGLLLYWITNNILSIGQQQWMYRKFPALRAAPVTK from the coding sequence GTGGACGACAAGCGTAACCTGATCGCAGCGATTTTGCTGTCGGTGGCGATATTGATCGGCTGGAACTTCGTCGCCGAAAAATTCTTTCCGACGCCGGAAAAGCCCGACGTGACCACGACGGTCGCGGGCGCCGACGGCGCGGCGCCCGCCACGACGCCCGCGACGCAGGGCCAGCCGAGCGCGCTTCCGGCGCCGGGCGCGCCCGCCGCGCCCGCCGCGAAAGCGATCCGCCCGGTCGACGCGGTGCTCGCCGAAGGGCGGCGCATTCCGATCGAGACCCCGGCGATCAAGGGGTCGATCAACCTCGTCGGCGCGCGCATCGACGACATCACGCTCAGCAAATATCGCCAGACGATCAAGAAGGATTCGCCCGCGGTGCGCCTGTTCGCGCCGGGCGGGACCGCGGCCGCCTATTTCGCGAGCCTCGGCTGGTCGGCGCAGGGCATCGCGGTGCCGAACGCCAATACGGTGTGGACTGCGAGCGGCGCGAAGTTGACCCCGACGACGCCAGTGACGCTGAGCTGGGCGAACACGACCGGCCAGACCTTTCGCATCGCATACAACATCGACGCCGATTATCTGATCACCGCGACGCAGACGATCGCCAACACCGGCACCGCGCCGGTGAGCGCGAGCAGCTTTGCGCTGATCGACCGGCTCGGCAAGCCGACCGATCCGCACGAGCAGGACAGCTGGACGATCCACGTCGGCCCGACCGGCTATCTGGGCGGCAAGTCGGTGTTCGACACCGATTATGACGATGTCGAGGAAGCGCCGAACCGCACCGTGCGCTACAGCTCGGCGGGCTGGCTCGGCTTCACCGACAAATATTGGCTCGCCGCGATCGTCCCCGCGAAGGGCGAGCGCGTGACCGCCGCGATCAGTTCGCCCGCCGCGAACAATTACCAGACCCTGTTCGCGCGCGACTTCGCGCAGGTCGCGCCGGGCAAGCAGCTGACGACCACCAGCCGCATCTTCGCCGGCGCCAAGGAAGTCGGCATCCTGTCCAAATATCAGGACGACCAGGGCATCACGCGCCTGTCGAACGCGATCGACTGGGGCTGGTTCGAATTTTTCGAGGTGCCGATCTTCAAGCTGCTCGACTGGCTGTTCAAGCAGGTCGGCAATTTCGGCGTCGCGATCATGGTGCTGACGCTGATCATCCGCGCGCTGATGTTCCCGATCGCCAACCGGCAATTCTCGTCGATGGCGCAGATGCGCCTCGTCCAGCCGAAGATGAAGGCGCTGCAGGACCGCTACAAGGACGACAAGCCCAAGATGCAGCAGGAGCTGATGAAGCTCTATAAGGACGAGAAGATCAATCCGCTCGCCGGCTGCCTGCCGATCCTGATCCAGATCCCGATCTTCTATGCCCTCTACAAGGTGCTGATGCTGACGATCGAAATGCGGCACCAGCCGTTCATCCTGTGGATCAAGGATCTGTCGGCGCCCGACCCGCTGCATATTCTCAATCTGTTCGGCCTCCTGCCCTTCACCCCGCCCTCGATCCTGTCGATCGGCGTGCTCGCGGTGATCCTGGGCGTGACCATGTGGCTGCAGTTCCGTCTCAACCCGCAGGCGACCGACCCGGTGCAGCAGCAGGTGTTCAAGATCATGCCCTGGCTGTTCATGTTCATCATGGCGCCGTTCGCGGCGGGGCTGCTGCTTTACTGGATCACCAACAATATCCTGTCGATCGGACAGCAGCAGTGGATGTACCGCAAATTCCCGGCGCTGCGGGCGGCGCCGGTCACCAAATAA
- the rnpA gene encoding ribonuclease P protein component, producing the protein MRTLSKRSEFLAANRGLRFPMPGFVLLVRPRGDDEDALGIGYTVSKKVGNAVTRNRMKRRFRELARAALPQAGIAGADHVLIGRPGANDMSFAELGEHLDSALKRAAKKLAAKAS; encoded by the coding sequence GTGCGAACGCTTTCAAAACGCAGCGAATTTCTGGCCGCGAATCGCGGCCTTCGCTTTCCCATGCCCGGCTTTGTCCTGCTCGTCCGTCCCCGCGGCGACGATGAGGATGCGCTGGGCATCGGCTATACGGTCAGCAAGAAGGTCGGGAACGCGGTCACGCGCAACCGGATGAAGCGGCGCTTTCGCGAGCTCGCGCGCGCCGCGCTGCCGCAGGCGGGGATCGCCGGCGCCGACCATGTGCTGATCGGCCGGCCGGGGGCGAACGACATGTCGTTTGCCGAATTGGGCGAGCATCTCGATTCGGCGCTGAAGCGCGCGGCGAAGAAATTGGCGGCGAAGGCGTCGTGA
- a CDS encoding glutathione S-transferase family protein: protein MLIFYGHPFSSYTWKALIALYEKGVDFDYRVLGPDAPSHFEELKAHWPVGQFPLLVHDGVPWFESSIIIEYLDHLVPEPRLIPADSGAALRVRFFDRIFDNHVMARMQAVVADALRGPENHVPLIVEQAKAALESAYGWLDKELAGGGWATPYGFSLADCAAAPSLFYADWVHPIPERHENLRAYRARLLAHPSVSRCVEDARPYRAFFPLGAPDRD from the coding sequence ATGCTGATCTTTTACGGACACCCCTTCTCTTCCTATACCTGGAAGGCGCTGATCGCGCTTTACGAGAAGGGGGTCGATTTCGACTATCGCGTCCTCGGCCCCGACGCGCCGAGCCACTTCGAGGAATTGAAGGCGCACTGGCCGGTCGGGCAGTTTCCGCTGCTCGTCCACGACGGCGTGCCCTGGTTCGAATCGTCGATCATCATCGAATATCTCGACCATCTGGTGCCCGAACCGCGGCTGATCCCCGCCGATTCCGGGGCGGCGCTGCGGGTGCGCTTCTTCGACCGCATCTTCGACAATCATGTGATGGCGCGGATGCAGGCGGTGGTCGCCGACGCGCTGCGCGGGCCCGAAAATCATGTGCCGCTGATCGTCGAGCAGGCGAAGGCGGCGCTTGAAAGTGCCTATGGCTGGCTCGACAAGGAACTGGCGGGCGGCGGCTGGGCGACGCCTTATGGCTTCAGCCTCGCCGATTGCGCCGCGGCGCCGTCGCTTTTCTATGCCGACTGGGTTCACCCGATTCCCGAGAGGCACGAGAATTTGCGTGCCTATCGCGCGCGGCTACTTGCGCATCCGTCGGTGTCGCGCTGCGTCGAGGATGCGCGGCCGTACCGCGCCTTCTTCCCGCTGGGCGCGCCCGATCGGGATTGA
- a CDS encoding alpha/beta hydrolase, producing MTKTSPLPMLASAFAMVAGAAVIAAIPQPAAAEAPGASQPAAGQPASALQSGHVDVAGAAIHYQVHGDLASGKTPLLVLHGAFMSADAMKPLIDPLAASRPVIAVDARGHGRSGGVDTPLSYDRMADDTAAVLDKLGVKKADVLGYSMGGSTAVALAIGHPGKVGKQVILSATSRLDGWYPEVLAGISKLTPDIFAGSPIDNEYKRLSPAPDKFPNLVANIKALDATPFGWSDAAVQAIPGKTMVIIGDADGVTLDHAIHLFKLRGGGDVAAATQGFLTAAPKARLAILPATSHIGIMGEIPAIAAMVVPFLDDKAPPPPSF from the coding sequence ATGACAAAAACCTCTCCCCTCCCCATGCTGGCCTCGGCCTTCGCGATGGTCGCGGGCGCGGCAGTGATCGCCGCGATACCCCAGCCCGCAGCGGCCGAAGCCCCCGGCGCGAGCCAGCCGGCCGCCGGCCAGCCTGCCAGCGCCCTCCAGAGCGGCCATGTCGATGTCGCCGGCGCGGCGATCCATTATCAAGTGCATGGCGATCTTGCCTCGGGCAAAACCCCGCTGCTCGTCCTGCACGGCGCCTTCATGTCGGCCGACGCGATGAAGCCGCTGATCGACCCTCTCGCCGCGTCGCGGCCGGTGATCGCGGTCGATGCGCGCGGCCACGGCCGGTCGGGCGGGGTCGACACGCCGCTGAGCTATGACCGGATGGCCGACGATACCGCCGCCGTGCTCGACAAGCTCGGTGTGAAAAAGGCCGATGTGCTCGGCTATTCGATGGGCGGGTCGACCGCGGTCGCGCTCGCGATCGGGCACCCCGGCAAGGTCGGCAAGCAGGTGATATTGTCGGCAACCTCGCGGCTCGACGGCTGGTATCCCGAAGTGCTGGCGGGCATTTCCAAGCTGACCCCCGACATCTTCGCGGGCAGCCCGATCGACAACGAATATAAGCGCCTGTCGCCCGCGCCCGACAAGTTCCCGAATCTGGTCGCCAATATCAAGGCGCTCGACGCGACGCCCTTCGGCTGGTCCGACGCCGCGGTGCAGGCGATCCCCGGCAAGACGATGGTGATCATCGGCGACGCCGACGGCGTCACGCTCGACCATGCGATCCACCTGTTCAAGCTGCGCGGCGGCGGCGACGTGGCGGCCGCGACGCAGGGTTTCCTGACCGCGGCGCCGAAGGCGCGGCTCGCGATCCTGCCCGCGACCTCGCACATCGGGATCATGGGCGAAATCCCGGCGATCGCGGCGATGGTTGTGCCCTTTCTCGACGACAAGGCGCCGCCGCCGCCGTCGTTCTAG
- a CDS encoding entericidin A/B family lipoprotein: MKKLLTIFALGSSMLLLSACNTVEGAGKDIESVGDCADGVEGNC; this comes from the coding sequence ATGAAAAAGCTTCTGACCATTTTCGCACTTGGCAGCTCGATGTTGCTCCTGTCGGCTTGCAACACCGTTGAAGGTGCCGGAAAAGACATCGAATCCGTTGGAGACTGTGCCGATGGCGTTGAAGGCAACTGCTAG
- a CDS encoding VOC family protein translates to MSQNNSNGASNFIWYELMTPDPAGAARFYGAVVGWTIAATRDPAAGDVDYRMIGRGDGGNAGGVLALTADMLAGGARPIWMGYLEVADVDSAVAAIEADGGAVHMPATDLPVGRIAMVSDPQCAVFYVMKPIPPAGMEGMESDVFSVTEAQHMRWNELATRDPGAAIAFYKKHFGWRQEGEMPMGELGAYRFIQRGDVGLGAVMPLMTGYPAPVWSFYIGVDDIDRAHAAVKANGGTVTSEPMEIPGGEYAMNGIDPQGAAFGLVGPRK, encoded by the coding sequence ATGAGCCAGAACAATAGCAATGGGGCATCGAACTTCATCTGGTACGAGCTGATGACCCCCGACCCCGCGGGCGCGGCGCGTTTTTATGGCGCCGTCGTCGGCTGGACGATCGCCGCGACACGCGATCCCGCGGCGGGCGACGTCGATTATCGCATGATCGGGCGCGGCGACGGCGGCAACGCCGGCGGGGTGCTCGCGCTCACCGCCGACATGCTCGCCGGCGGCGCGCGGCCGATATGGATGGGCTATCTCGAGGTCGCCGACGTCGATAGCGCCGTCGCGGCGATCGAGGCCGACGGCGGCGCGGTCCATATGCCCGCGACCGACCTGCCCGTCGGGCGCATCGCGATGGTGAGCGACCCGCAGTGCGCGGTCTTCTATGTCATGAAGCCCATTCCGCCCGCGGGCATGGAAGGGATGGAGAGCGACGTCTTTTCGGTCACCGAGGCGCAGCATATGCGCTGGAACGAACTGGCGACGCGCGATCCGGGTGCGGCGATCGCCTTCTACAAAAAGCATTTCGGCTGGCGGCAGGAAGGCGAGATGCCGATGGGCGAGCTCGGCGCCTATCGCTTCATCCAGCGCGGCGATGTCGGACTCGGCGCGGTGATGCCGTTGATGACCGGCTATCCGGCGCCGGTGTGGAGCTTCTACATCGGCGTCGACGACATCGACCGCGCGCACGCCGCGGTGAAAGCGAACGGCGGCACCGTCACCAGCGAGCCGATGGAAATTCCGGGCGGCGAATATGCGATGAACGGCATCGACCCGCAGGGCGCCGCCTTCGGGCTGGTCGGACCGCGCAAATAG
- the yidD gene encoding membrane protein insertion efficiency factor YidD, translated as MIARLLILIARGWQLGPSRILPPTCRYAPSCSEYAIVALKRHGAIKGGWLATKRLLRCHPWGGHGYDPVP; from the coding sequence GTGATCGCCCGTCTGCTCATCCTGATCGCGCGCGGCTGGCAGCTTGGTCCGTCGCGTATCCTGCCCCCCACCTGCCGCTATGCGCCCTCGTGCAGCGAATATGCGATCGTCGCGCTCAAACGCCATGGTGCGATCAAGGGTGGCTGGCTGGCGACAAAGCGGCTATTGCGCTGCCATCCTTGGGGCGGTCATGGCTACGACCCCGTGCCATAG
- a CDS encoding glutathione S-transferase family protein, which produces MPVNPDSKLEVTAFDWVPDFARGYVRDLRPRWACEEIGLDYAEHLISAVNRPADHFLFQPWGQVPVLNDGGIRLFESGAILLHLAEKDERLMPRDAQARANTLAWLFAAYNSVEPMLFELGNVDIFASDEEWAKLRRPGLIEFIQGRLGRLNDAIGDKAYLTGEFTVADIAMATVLREAVEAGLIAEQPRLQAYLDRCLARPAFQRALDAQLAAFSEEAGPGGG; this is translated from the coding sequence ATGCCCGTCAATCCCGACAGCAAGCTCGAGGTCACCGCCTTCGACTGGGTGCCCGATTTCGCGCGCGGCTATGTCCGCGACCTGCGCCCGCGCTGGGCGTGCGAGGAAATCGGCCTCGATTATGCCGAGCATCTGATCAGCGCGGTCAACCGCCCCGCCGACCATTTCCTGTTCCAGCCATGGGGGCAGGTCCCCGTGCTCAACGACGGCGGCATCCGCCTGTTCGAAAGCGGGGCGATCCTGCTCCACCTCGCCGAAAAGGACGAACGGCTGATGCCGCGCGACGCGCAGGCGCGCGCCAATACGCTCGCCTGGCTGTTCGCCGCCTATAACAGCGTCGAGCCGATGCTGTTCGAGCTGGGCAATGTCGACATCTTCGCCAGCGACGAGGAATGGGCGAAGTTGCGCCGCCCGGGCCTGATCGAGTTCATCCAGGGCCGGCTCGGCCGTCTGAACGATGCGATCGGCGACAAGGCGTATCTGACCGGCGAGTTCACCGTCGCCGACATCGCGATGGCGACGGTGCTGCGCGAAGCTGTCGAAGCCGGGCTGATCGCCGAGCAGCCGCGGCTGCAGGCTTATCTCGACCGGTGTCTTGCACGGCCCGCCTTTCAGCGCGCGCTGGATGCGCAGCTCGCCGCGTTCAGCGAGGAGGCGGGGCCGGGCGGAGGATAA
- a CDS encoding alpha/beta hydrolase: MGSPSAFLRTLIVAALAAVLAFAPAQAQQQVVTITTTVTTWTYDEVDDAGADHIDEDAALLGDETLADDAGFVATRRYAPAATLTTLGHTKARFGPFSVIDASTVRMAGDVTSATPRQFAAMLAAFPGIRRLEMVDCPGSLDEEANLTLARAIRRAGMETVVPAGGSIRSGAVELWLAGTVRRADADAEFGVHSWADEYGREANDYPANDPVHAEYLGYYREMGMDAAKARAFYALTNATPFDDVRYLTRDDMARFVTLD, encoded by the coding sequence ATGGGTTCGCCGTCCGCCTTTCTCCGCACGCTGATCGTCGCCGCTTTGGCGGCGGTGCTGGCGTTCGCGCCCGCGCAGGCGCAGCAGCAGGTCGTGACGATCACGACGACGGTGACGACGTGGACCTATGACGAGGTCGACGACGCGGGCGCGGACCATATCGACGAGGACGCGGCGCTGCTGGGTGACGAGACGCTGGCCGACGATGCCGGGTTCGTCGCGACGCGGCGCTATGCCCCCGCCGCCACGCTCACGACGCTGGGCCATACGAAGGCGCGGTTCGGCCCGTTTTCGGTGATCGACGCATCGACGGTTCGCATGGCGGGCGACGTCACCTCGGCGACCCCGCGCCAGTTCGCGGCGATGCTCGCGGCCTTTCCGGGGATCCGGCGGCTCGAAATGGTCGACTGCCCGGGCAGCCTCGACGAGGAGGCGAATCTGACCCTCGCGCGCGCGATCCGCCGCGCGGGGATGGAGACGGTCGTGCCCGCGGGCGGATCGATCCGCTCGGGCGCGGTCGAGCTGTGGCTCGCCGGCACCGTCCGCCGCGCCGACGCCGACGCCGAATTCGGCGTCCATAGCTGGGCCGACGAATATGGCCGCGAGGCGAACGACTATCCCGCGAACGACCCGGTTCACGCCGAATATCTGGGCTATTACCGCGAAATGGGCATGGACGCCGCGAAGGCGCGCGCCTTTTATGCGCTGACCAACGCGACGCCGTTCGACGATGTCCGTTACCTGACGCGCGACGATATGGCGCGCTTCGTCACGCTCGACTGA
- a CDS encoding glutathione S-transferase family protein, producing MITLYGTPPTRALRAIWLLNELDLAHEVIPVDIGAGENRAPKFLALNPAAKLPVLVDGDLVISESAAIQLYLADKYGDRFPGGGLIPDTPEERARMYHWLFFLMTEIEAPLWRVALHSFLYAEDEKSADEIALAKRDGKRMIAVLEQHMQGRGFVVGERVTVADFNAAFTLDWAREAALLDDAPALRAYLDRMYARPKAPVTIAKAMAALAA from the coding sequence ATGATCACACTTTATGGCACTCCCCCCACCCGCGCGCTGCGCGCCATTTGGCTCCTCAACGAACTCGATCTCGCGCACGAGGTCATTCCCGTCGATATTGGCGCGGGCGAAAATCGGGCCCCCAAATTCCTCGCGCTCAATCCCGCCGCGAAGCTGCCCGTGCTGGTCGACGGCGATCTGGTGATCAGCGAATCGGCGGCGATCCAGCTCTATCTCGCCGACAAATATGGCGACCGCTTTCCGGGCGGCGGACTGATCCCCGACACGCCCGAAGAGCGCGCCCGCATGTATCACTGGCTGTTTTTCCTGATGACCGAGATCGAGGCGCCGCTGTGGCGCGTCGCGCTGCACAGCTTCCTCTATGCCGAGGACGAGAAATCGGCCGACGAGATCGCGCTCGCCAAGCGCGACGGCAAGCGCATGATCGCGGTGCTGGAGCAGCATATGCAGGGGCGCGGCTTCGTCGTCGGCGAACGGGTGACGGTGGCCGATTTCAACGCCGCCTTCACGCTCGACTGGGCGCGCGAGGCAGCACTGCTGGACGATGCGCCCGCGCTCCGCGCCTATCTGGACAGGATGTATGCGCGCCCCAAGGCGCCGGTGACGATTGCGAAGGCTATGGCCGCGCTGGCGGCGTGA
- the yihA gene encoding ribosome biogenesis GTP-binding protein YihA/YsxC: MTEEIDPTLTERARKLFAGPIAFLKSAPALQHLPNPSVPEIAFAGRSNVGKSSLLNALTNRNGLARTSVTPGRTQELNYFDVGAPLVFRLVDMPGYGFAKAPKDVVKKWRFLVNDYLRGRQVLKRTLVLIDSRHGIKDVDREILEMLDVAAVSYRLVLTKADKVKASALAEVQAATEAEARGHPAAHPEVIATSSEKGMGIAELRTAVLEAVES, encoded by the coding sequence ATGACCGAAGAAATTGATCCCACGCTGACCGAACGCGCGCGCAAGCTGTTCGCGGGTCCGATCGCCTTCCTGAAATCGGCGCCCGCGCTCCAGCATCTGCCGAACCCGAGCGTGCCCGAGATCGCGTTCGCGGGGCGGTCGAACGTCGGCAAATCGTCGCTGCTCAACGCGCTGACGAACCGGAACGGGCTCGCGCGGACGTCGGTGACGCCGGGGCGGACGCAGGAGCTCAACTATTTCGACGTCGGCGCGCCGCTGGTGTTCCGGCTCGTCGACATGCCGGGCTATGGCTTTGCCAAGGCGCCGAAGGATGTCGTCAAGAAATGGCGCTTTCTCGTCAACGACTATCTGCGCGGGCGGCAGGTACTGAAACGCACGCTGGTGCTGATCGACAGCCGCCACGGGATCAAGGACGTCGATCGCGAGATACTCGAGATGCTCGACGTCGCGGCGGTGAGTTACCGGCTGGTGCTGACCAAGGCCGACAAGGTGAAGGCGAGCGCGCTCGCCGAAGTGCAGGCGGCGACCGAGGCCGAGGCGCGGGGGCATCCCGCCGCGCACCCCGAGGTCATCGCGACGAGCAGCGAAAAGGGCATGGGAATCGCCGAACTGCGCACCGCGGTGCTGGAGGCGGTGGAGAGTTGA
- a CDS encoding DUF899 family protein codes for MDHISYPNESAGYRAARNALLDDEIALRRQIEAVAAKRRALPPGGEIPEDYVFERIGAHQRPETVRLSELFGDKPSIIVQSFMFGPDRDVPCAGCTHMLDSIDGGARYVDDRAPLYVVAKSPIARLVEWARVRRWPHVSFLSDVTTRYSADYFGDTRKFPPSMRADRNLGPGEEWDETIFNVFRKDGDVIRHHWGSEMAFAPSEPGQDHRAGDLVDSLWGLLDMTPEGRGDYFPTVEGGKR; via the coding sequence ATGGATCACATAAGCTATCCCAACGAAAGCGCCGGCTATCGCGCCGCGCGGAACGCCTTGCTCGACGACGAGATCGCGCTCCGCCGCCAGATCGAGGCGGTCGCGGCGAAGCGCCGCGCGCTGCCGCCCGGCGGCGAGATTCCCGAGGATTATGTCTTCGAGCGCATCGGCGCCCATCAGCGGCCCGAGACGGTCCGGCTGTCCGAGCTGTTCGGGGACAAGCCGAGCATCATCGTGCAGAGCTTCATGTTCGGTCCCGACCGCGACGTGCCTTGCGCGGGCTGCACCCATATGCTCGATTCGATCGACGGCGGCGCGCGCTATGTCGACGACCGCGCCCCGCTCTATGTCGTCGCCAAGTCGCCGATCGCGCGGCTCGTCGAATGGGCGCGCGTCCGCCGCTGGCCGCACGTGAGCTTTCTGTCCGACGTCACCACGCGCTATTCGGCCGACTATTTCGGCGACACGCGCAAATTCCCCCCGTCGATGCGCGCCGACCGCAACCTCGGGCCCGGCGAGGAGTGGGACGAGACGATCTTCAACGTCTTTCGCAAGGATGGCGATGTCATCCGCCATCACTGGGGCAGCGAAATGGCCTTTGCGCCGAGCGAACCCGGTCAGGACCACCGCGCCGGCGACCTCGTCGATTCGCTGTGGGGCCTGCTCGACATGACCCCCGAAGGTCGCGGGGATTATTTTCCGACCGTCGAAGGAGGAAAGAGATGA
- a CDS encoding PGPGW domain-containing protein yields MAKRSLYQRMRSNAQMRTALFALGILLMITGIAIGPLPGPGFLIVFPLGLMLCLQNSAWAKRAYVRFKWRHPRYGDWADRIMRRVSAARRRARAALDKLDGD; encoded by the coding sequence ATGGCGAAGCGGAGTCTTTATCAGCGGATGCGGTCGAACGCGCAGATGCGCACCGCGCTGTTCGCGCTCGGTATCTTGCTGATGATCACGGGTATCGCGATCGGGCCGCTGCCGGGGCCCGGCTTCCTGATCGTCTTTCCCTTGGGGCTGATGCTCTGCCTGCAGAACAGCGCCTGGGCGAAGCGCGCCTATGTCCGCTTCAAATGGCGCCACCCCCGATATGGCGACTGGGCCGACCGGATCATGCGCCGCGTCAGCGCCGCGCGGCGGCGGGCGCGCGCCGCGCTGGACAAGCTAGATGGCGATTGA
- a CDS encoding VOC family protein — protein MENQGPTTGLTPHIAIADKRASEAIEFYKQAFGATENMRVPADDGVRLMHAHLTINGGSLMMHDEFPEYVDEPSGKPDGVTLHLQVDDADAWFERAVAAGASVVMPLNNMFWGDRYAQIKDPFGHQWSIGGPIKGE, from the coding sequence ATGGAAAACCAAGGCCCCACCACTGGTCTCACCCCGCATATCGCGATCGCCGACAAGCGCGCGAGCGAGGCGATCGAATTCTACAAGCAGGCGTTCGGCGCGACCGAGAATATGCGCGTTCCCGCCGACGACGGCGTGCGGCTGATGCACGCGCATCTGACGATCAACGGCGGGTCGCTGATGATGCACGACGAATTTCCCGAATATGTCGATGAACCGTCGGGCAAGCCCGACGGGGTGACGCTGCACCTGCAGGTCGACGACGCCGACGCCTGGTTCGAGCGCGCGGTCGCCGCGGGGGCGAGCGTCGTGATGCCGCTCAACAATATGTTCTGGGGGGACCGCTACGCCCAGATAAAGGATCCGTTCGGCCACCAATGGTCGATCGGCGGGCCCATCAAAGGAGAGTGA
- a CDS encoding DUF1428 domain-containing protein produces the protein MIIGGFTSIVDDRAAGKTGYVDGYVVPVPEGNKDAYRAMAEKASEVFRDYGATRVVEAWGDDVPDGKVTDYARAAHKKDGENVVYSWVEWPDKETRAKGWEKMMTDERMKNDPATNPFDGARMIYGGFAPIVEA, from the coding sequence ATGATCATCGGCGGTTTCACGTCGATCGTCGACGATCGCGCCGCGGGCAAGACGGGCTATGTCGACGGTTATGTCGTACCTGTCCCCGAAGGCAACAAGGACGCCTATCGCGCGATGGCGGAAAAGGCATCCGAAGTGTTCCGCGATTATGGCGCGACCCGCGTCGTCGAAGCGTGGGGCGACGATGTGCCCGACGGCAAGGTGACCGACTATGCCCGTGCCGCGCACAAGAAGGACGGCGAGAACGTCGTCTACAGCTGGGTCGAATGGCCCGACAAGGAAACCCGCGCCAAGGGCTGGGAAAAGATGATGACCGACGAGCGGATGAAGAATGATCCGGCGACCAACCCGTTCGACGGCGCGCGCATGATCTATGGCGGCTTCGCGCCGATCGTCGAGGCGTGA
- a CDS encoding VOC family protein: MTNQPTSQPVSLCLWYDKDAEEAAKFYAATFPGSSVGAVHRAPADFPGGKQGDALTVDFTVLGIPCVGLNGGPVFPQSEAFSFQVHTDTQEETDRYWNAIVGNGGKESACGWCKDKWGVNWQITPRVLTDATMGGDPEVAKRAFDAMMTMQKIDIAAIEAAVRGEAVGAG; the protein is encoded by the coding sequence ATGACGAACCAACCGACGAGCCAGCCCGTGAGCCTGTGCCTCTGGTACGACAAGGATGCCGAGGAAGCCGCGAAATTCTATGCCGCGACCTTTCCCGGCAGCAGCGTGGGCGCGGTGCATAGGGCGCCCGCCGACTTCCCCGGCGGCAAGCAGGGCGACGCGCTGACGGTCGATTTCACCGTGCTCGGCATCCCCTGCGTCGGGCTCAACGGCGGCCCGGTCTTTCCGCAGAGCGAGGCCTTTTCCTTTCAGGTCCATACCGACACGCAGGAGGAGACCGACCGTTACTGGAACGCGATCGTCGGCAATGGCGGCAAGGAAAGCGCCTGCGGCTGGTGCAAGGACAAATGGGGCGTGAACTGGCAGATCACCCCGCGCGTGCTGACCGACGCGACGATGGGCGGCGACCCCGAAGTCGCGAAGCGCGCCTTCGACGCGATGATGACGATGCAGAAGATCGACATCGCGGCGATCGAAGCGGCGGTGCGCGGCGAAGCCGTCGGGGCAGGCTGA
- the rpmH gene encoding 50S ribosomal protein L34, translated as MKRTYQPSRLVRKRRHGFRARKATVGGRKVLAARRARGRAKLSA; from the coding sequence ATGAAGCGCACTTATCAACCGAGCCGCCTCGTGCGCAAGCGCCGTCACGGCTTCCGCGCCCGCAAGGCAACCGTCGGCGGCCGCAAGGTTCTGGCCGCCCGCCGTGCGCGCGGCCGCGCGAAGCTGTCGGCCTGA